A part of Sus scrofa isolate TJ Tabasco breed Duroc chromosome 15, Sscrofa11.1, whole genome shotgun sequence genomic DNA contains:
- the LOC106506441 gene encoding olfactory receptor 12-like, giving the protein MTPHGNWNLSVVPVQEFVLEGFQGGLKTQALLFALFLALYLAAVLGNLTMIVVITLDARLHSPMYFFLKNLSFLDLCYSSVIYPKALANVLSSAKVISFGGCATQFFLISLMITTEGFLLAVMAYDRFLAICSPLHYPITMCPSACARLVLGCYGGGCFNAILQTSFTFSLPFCSSNHIDHFFCDVPPLPLLACADTAINELVLFGICGLIIVGTTLGVLISYAYITVTILRMRSGAGRHKLFSTCGSHMTAVSLFYGTLFVMYAQPGGVESMEQGKVVSVFYTLVIPVLNPLIYSLRNKEVKEALRSLGHKHTAP; this is encoded by the coding sequence ATGACGCCCCATGGAAATTGGAATTTGTCAGTGGTTCCTGTGCAGGAGTTTGTGCTGGAGGGGTTTCAGGGTGGGCTGAAGACCCAGGCCCTGCTCTTTGCCCTCTTCCTGGCCCTGTACTTGGCGGCCGTCCTGGGGAACCTCACCATGATCGTGGTCATCACCCTGGACGCCCGTCTGCACTCCCcgatgtacttcttcctcaagaacctctccttcctggacctgTGCTACTCATCTGTCATCTACCCCAAGGCCCTGGCCAACGTCCTGTCCTCAGCCAAGGTCATCTCCTTTGGGGGCTGTGCCACCCAGTTCTTCCTCATCTCTCTGATGATCACCACTGAGGGATTCCTCTTGGCTGTGATGGCCTACGATCGCTTCCTGGCCATCTGCAGCCCCCTGCACTATCCCATTACCATGTGCCCATCAGCCTGTGCCCGCCTGGTGCTGGGCTGCTACGGTGGAGGCTGCTTCAATGCCATCCTGCAGACCAGCTTCACATTCAGCCtccccttctgcagctccaacCACATCGACCACTTCTTCTGCGATGTGCCCCCACTGCCCCTGCTCGCCTGTGCTGACACAGCCATCAATGAGCTGGTCTTGTTTGGCATCTGCGGGCTCATCATCGTGGGCACCACACTCGGGGTCCTCATCTCCTATGCCTACATCACCGTGACCATCCTGAGGATGCGCTCGGGAGCAGGCAGACACAAgctcttctccacctgtggctcccacatgACGGCCGTGTCCCTCTTTTATGGGACCCTATTTGTCATGTATGCCCAGCCAGGTGGTGTGGAGTCCATGGAGCAGGGCAAGGTGGTCTCTGTCTTCTACACCCTGGTCATCCCTGTGCtcaaccccctcatctacagtcTGCGaaacaaggaggtgaaggaggccCTGCGGAGCCTGGGCCACAAGCACACAGCCCCTTGA